A segment of the Streptomyces sp. NBC_00376 genome:
AGGGACTCAACGTGCCCGGCGGCTGGAGCGACCAGGTTCCGGACCCGGAGCACCCACCGACGATCACCCCGCTGGGCCCGGCCGTCTAAGCTCGCTGACCATGACCACCAGGGACATCGACGAGTCCGTGAGCGCGGAACTGAACCGGCTGCGCGAGAGCATCGACAACATTGACGCCGCAGTTGTCCACATGCTTGCCGAGCGCTTCAAGTGCACCCAGCAGGTCGGCCATCTCAAGGCCGCCCATCAGCTCCCCCCGGCCGACCCGGCCAGAGAGAGCAGGCAGATCGAACGGCTGAGGCAGCTCGCCGAGAGCGCACACCTGGATCCGGCCTTCGCCGAGAAGCTGCTGAACTTCATCGTGGCGGAGGTCATCCGCCATCACGAGCGGATCGCGGAGGAATCGGCGACGATCGCGGAGGAATCTGCGACGAACGCGGAGGCGTGAGCGCCGGGAACGAAGGACCCACCGGCCGACGCGACCTGCGCCACGACCGCACCACCCAGGCACTCACCAGCAGCCCGAGCCCCGTGGCCAGCACGACGAGCCCGGCCCCCGCCGACTCGTTGACATGATCACCGTTGCCCACGGGTTCGGGCGCCCCGGAAGCCGCCCAGTCGGGCAGGAACAGCAGACCCACCCCCACCAGGGCCGGCACCGCCCAGCCGAACCGCTCACGGTACGAGCACCGGGCCGACACCAGAGCACCCACGGCCAGCAGCACCGCACAACCGAGCGCCGGAAGCACCGTGTACGTCAGCCACTCGGACAGCAACGGCCTCCAGTACCACTCCGATTCCGGCCTCGGCCCGTCGAAGTAGTACATGGTCCGCGGCTGCGGCTCACCCAGGAAATCCCGGACGGTCCCGGGCACCAGACCGCCGAGCAGCCCTCCGGCGAAGACCAGCCCCGCGTACCGCCCCATCGCCCTGCCGCCGCCCGCCCGCCACCGGTCCACCGGGACGACCCGTAGCACCACCACGGCGCACCAACCGGCCAACAGCCCCAGGAACACCCCCTTGACCGCCCCGTAGCCGACCGGGATCCAGACGTTCCAGGGATAGTTCTGCGTGTGCGCGGCCCGCCAGCTCCCCGCGAGACACCAGGCGACCGCACCCGCGACCACCCCCCACGGCGCCACCCCCACAACCCACCGCCGCCCACCGCCGGAACCCCCGGCACCCTGCCCGTCCGCCCCCTGCACCGCTTCGGACACTGCCCGCCCCATCCGCCATCCGCCACCGCTCCGACGCTCCCGCCGGCACCGGGCTCGACCGCCCGTCCCAACGCGGGACGCGACAGCCGCCCGTACGGTTGCACGGCCCCGCTACGGACCCTCCACGGCCCCGGCCACCGGCACACCCGGCCGGCCGGGCTCGACAGGAACGACCACCACCGTCACGTTGTCGTGCCCGCCCGCCTCCAGCGCGTACCCCACCAGCGACCGCGCCTCCTCCGGAACACCACCACCGGCCGGACACCGGTCGAGCACACCCCGCAACGCGGCGGCACCGGGCAGATAACGCCACAGCCCATCGGTGCACAGCAGCAGCCGGCCGGGCACCGAGGGCCGGTAACTCCGCACACGCGGAGCCGGATCACCCGCATCGGCCCCCAGCCACGCGGAGAGCGCCTCGTACTCACCCGTGTCGTCCTCGGTCAACGCCATCCCCGGCCCCTCGTCGGGCAGCCAATAGGCACGGCTGTCACCGATCCAGACACACCAGACACCCTCCGGACCCGCGATGCCGGCGACGAACGTACAGGCCGGCGCGGCATCCACCGACGCCGCCAGCCCGACAACGGCGCGCCCCGCACGCACAGCCGCATCGCCGAGCGCACTCTCCGGCAGCACACCCTCCCGCAACCGCGCCACCAGCACGTTCAGCCCGACCTCGGCCGCGACCCGGGCCGCCCGCTCCGACCGCGGCGACATCGACACCCCGTCGCACACGACAGCGGCCGTCCAACCGCCGACCGTGGTCAGCGCCATCGCGTCCGCGTTGACACCCCGGTGCCTGCCCCGGTCACTGACGCCCGCCGCACCACTGCCCGTACTGATCTCCACCCGCGAACGGAACGACGGCTGGGCGGCACCGCAGTCCCAGCAGTAGCCATCGGGAGCGACCGTTCCGCCGCACAGGACACAGTCCGTGATCTCGCTCATCAGCCGCGCATTCTGCCAGAACCGCTGTCGGTGGCCCCGCGTACCGTTCAGCCATGCCGGACAGACAAAACGACGCCCCCGCACCCGAGTCCCGTTCCGACACTCACCCGTGGCGCGATCTGCTCCGGCGCTGGAGCGAGGAATGGCTCGACCCCGTCCTGCACGAGCAGGAGAGACACCAACCCTTTCCGGACGAAGTACGGGCCGCCCGCTGGCTGGGATCGGCGGGTGCGACACCGGAGGAGCTGGCAGCGCTCGAAGCGCGCCTGGGCGCCGTACTCCCGCCGAGCTACCGGGAGTTCCTGCAGACCAGCGACGGATGGCTCGACACGACGACCTCCATCCGACGACTCCTGCCCGTCCGGGAGACCGGCTGGCTCAAGGACCTCGACCCGGAGCTGATCGACCTCTCGACCGGCGGCCAGGAGCATGTCGACATTCCCGACGAGGACTACTTCGTCTACGGAGACGACCAGGTCCCCTGCGTCGTCCGGACCGAGTACCTGACCGACATGCTCGAGATCAGCCACACCCCCGAGGCACTGGACGTCTACCTGCTCAACCCGCACATCATCACCCCCGACGGCGAATGGGAAGCCTGGTACCTCGCCCACTGGCTGCCCGGAGCCGTCCGGTACCGGTCCTTCTGGGACCTCATGAACGACGAGTACCGGAACTTCCGCGGCGACCACGACTGACCACCACCCCCGGAGCAGAGCCGCTCAGCCGTGGGAGAACCCGCCTGCGGTCCGCCCACCGCGTACGGCAGCATGGACACATGTCCGTACTGACGCGCGACGAAGCGCAGACCCGAGCCCAGTTCCTCGACGTACACCGGTACAAGATCGACCTCGATCTGACCGCGGGGGAGGAGACCTTCGACTCCCGCACCGTCATCCAGTTCACCGCAACCGCGGCCGGAGACACCTTCGTCGAAGTCAAGCCGGCCACCCTGCGCTCCATCAGCCTCGACGGACAGCCCCTCGACCCCGCCGACCTCGTCGAGAACCGCTTCCCCCTCACCGCCCTCACCCCCGGCACCCACGAACTGCACATCGACGCCGCCATGCGCTACTCCCGCACCGGCGAAGGCATGCACCGCTTCACCGACCCCACCGACGGCGAGACCTACGTCTACACCCAGCTCTTCATGGAAGACGTCCAGCGCGTCTTCGCCGCGTTCGACCAGCCCGACCTCAAGTCCGTCTTCGAACTCACCGTCACCGCCCCCGAAGGCTGGACCGTCCTCGGCAACGCCGTCGCCGAACACCGCGGAGACGGCCACTGGGCCCTGGCCGCCACCCCGCTCATCTCCACCTACCTCGTCGCCGTCGCCGCCGGCCCCTGGCACTCCGTGACCACCGAACACGCCGGACTGCCCTTCGGCATCCACTGCCGCCGCTCCCTGGCCCCGTACCTCGACACGGACGCCGACGAGATCCTCGACATCACCCGGGCCTGTTTCGACCGCTTCCACGAGAAGTTCGACGAGCCCTACCCCTTCGACTCCTACGACCAGGCATTCGTCCCCGAATTCAACGCCGGCGCCATGGAGAACCCCGGACTCGTCACCTTCCGCGACGAATTCATCTACCGCTCCGCCGTCACCGACACCGAACGCCAGACCCGCGGCATGGTCATCGCCCACGAAATGGCCCACATGTGGTTCGGCGACCTCGTCACCCTCGCCTGGTGGGACGACATCTGGCTCAACGAGTCCTTCGCCGAGTACATGGGCTACCAGACCCTCGCCGAAGCCACCCGCTTCACCGACACCTGGGTCGACTTCGGCGTCGCCCGCAAGGGCTGGGGCTACGACGCAGACCAACGCCCCTCCACCCACCCCGTCGCCCCCGACCCGGCCGCCGTCCCCGACACCGCGTCCGCCATGCTCAACTTCGACGGCATCTCCTACGCCAAGGGCGCATCCGCCCTGCGCCAACTCGTCGCCTGGCTCGGCGAGAAGGACTTCCTGGCCGGCATCAACGCCCACTTCGCCCGCCACAAGTTCGCCAACGCCACCCTCGCCGACTTCATCGACAACCTCGCATCGGCCACCGACCGCGACGTCCACGCCTGGGCCGACACCTGGCTGCGCACCACCGGAGTCGACACACTCACCCCCCGCGTCGCCGAGTCCGACGGCAACTGGACCCTCGGCATCGACCACAACGGCAGCCGCCCCCACCGCATCGCCGTCGGCGCCTACGACCACGCCCCGGACACCCACACCGGCACCGAAAGCCTCGTCCTGCGCGACCGGTTCGAGATCGACGTCCCCCTCGACGGCACACCCCACACCCGCCCCGGCAACCGCCCCGCACTCCTCGTCCTCAACGACGGCGACCTCAGCTACGCCAAGGTCCGCCTCGACGACCGATCCTGGGAAACCGTCCTCAACGGCCTCTCCCGCGTCCCCGACGCCCTGACCCGCGCCGTCATCTGGAACACCGCCCGCGACATGGTCCGCGACGGCGAACTCGCCCCCACCACCTACCTCGAAGCGGCCCGCACCCACCTCCCCCACGAGACCGACCTGGCCCTCGCCCAAGGAGTACTCGCCTTCGCCGCCACCCACGTCGCCGGCCGCTACATCGCCCCCGAGAAGCGCCCCGCCGCCCTCGCCATCCTCACCGCCCTGTGCCGCGACCTCATCCGCCGCACCGAGGACGGCCACAACCCCGGCCTCCGCCTCATCGCCGTACGCCACCTCATCGACGCCGCCACCCAGCCCGACACCATCCACGACTGGCTCACCAACGGCACCGTCCCCGGCGGACCCGAACTCGACCCCGAACTGCGCTGGCGCATCCTCACCCGCCTCGCCGTCCTCGGCGCCATCGACGAAGCCACCATCGCCGCCGAACTCGAACAGGACCCCAGCGCCACCGGACAGGAAGGCGCCGCCCGCTGCCGCGCCGCCCTCCCCACCCCCGAAGCCAAGGCCACCGCCTGGCACGCCCTGTTCAACGACGACAGCCTCTCCAACTACCTCTTCACCGCCGTCGCCCAAGGCTTCTGGCAGCCCGAACAGGCCGACCTCGTACGCGAATACGTGCCCCGCTACTACCCCGAGGCAACCGCCCTCGCCGCCCGCCGGGGCCCCGCCATCGCGGAAGCCGCAGGACGCTACGCCTTCCCCGCGTACGCCGTCGACGCAGAGAACCTCCACCTCGGCGAACAGGCCCTCACCGACCAGGCCCTCATCCCCGCCCTGAACCGCAAGCTCACCGACCAGATCGACGACCTGCGCCGCGCCATCAACGTACGCAACGCCCACTGATCCACTGAGCCAATGGCCTACGGGCCTACGGGCCTACGGGCCTACGGGCCTACGGGCCTACGGGCCTGCGGGGCTGCTGGACCAGAGGCCCGCAGGCCCACGCACGCACCGCCCGCACCACCCGTGCCCGGCGCCCCCACCCCAGGGGGACGCCGGGCACACCCGTATCCAGGGCCACACCCATACCACCGGAACACCCCACAACACCCCCCGTCCCGCCACCCATACCCCTTTCGAGTTCACATCCCCCCGCTCCACGGCCGCGCCACCGGAAACCCGGACAAGCTGGCATGTCCACCCATGCCTGCTCACGTGCGTCCGAAGGGCCCCCACCACCATGCCCACCCCACCCCCACCCCTCGCCGGAACCACCACCGGCCCCGCCGCCCTGCGCCCCCTCATCCACACCGTCCTCACCGCACTCCACGACGGAGCCCACCGACGCGACGGCCCCCTCCCCGCAGGCGGCCCCGACGCCGTCACCCCACGGATGCGCACCGCCACCCACCCCCTCATCCCCGACCACGGCACCGGCCCCCACCACGCCCTGCGCACCCTCGTCACCGCCCTCACCGAAGGCGCCGCAGACCCCGCAGACCCCCTCTGCACCGCCCACCTCCACACCCCACCCCTCGCCCTCGCCGCCGCGGCCGACCTCGCCGCCTCCGCCCTCAACCCCTCCATGGACTCCTGGGACCAGGCCCCCGCCGCCTCCGCCCTCGAAGCCGACACCACCGCCGCCCTCGCCGCCGAGATCTACCCCCACCAACCCACCCCCGACGCCCTCATCACCACCGGCGGCACCGAATCCAACCAACTCGCACTCCTCCTCGCCCGCGAACGCAACGGCCCCGTACAGACCATCTGCGCAGCCAACGCCCACCACAGCATCACCCGCGCCGCCTGGCTCCTCGGACTCCCCGAACCCATCGTCATCCCCGCCCCCACCGGCACCATGGACCTCGCCGCACTGCACAAAGCCCTCACCACGAACCAGCGGCCACTCCTCGTCACCGCCACCGCCGGCACCACCGACACCGGCCGCATCGACCCACTCACCGCCATCGCAGACCTCTGCACCACCCACGGCGCCGAACTCCACATCGACGCCGCCTACGGCGGCCCCCTCCTCTTCAGCCCCACCCACCGCAACAAGATCCACGGCCTCGACCGCGCCCACAGCGTCACCCTCGACCTGCACAAACTCGGCTGGCAACCCGCACCCGCAGGCATCCTCGCCGTCCCTCACCGACACCACCTCGACCCCCTCCACCACCAAGCCCCCTACCTCAACGCCGACGACGACACCGAAGCCGGCCTCCCCGACCTCCTCGGCCGCTCCCTGCGTACCACCCGACGCCCCGACGCCCTCAAGATCGCCGTCACCCTCCAAGCCCTCGGCCGCACCGGACTCGCCGACCTCGTCGACCGCACCCTCGCCACCGCCCACCACCTAGCCGACCTCATCACCGAAGACCCCACCCTCGACCTCTACGACCGCCCCACCATCAGCACCGTCCTCTTCCGCCCCACCGACACCGACGACAACACCGTCGCCACCATCCGCCGCACCCTCCTCACCCGCGGCCAAGCCGTACTCGGCCGCGCCCACACCGACAACCGCCTCTGGCTCAAAGCCACCCTCCTCAACCCCCACACCACCCCCCAACACCTGCGCACACTCCTCGACCTCGTCACCCGACTCACCAACGATCTCGCGGAAGGCAACACCCCCCGATGACCGACCTCCCCGCCCCCGACACCGACCAGCCACACGACCTCATCGGCATCGGCATCGGCCCCTTCAACCTCTCCCTCGCCGCCCTAGCCCACGGCGTACCCGCCAACCCCCAACCCCTCAACGCCGCCTTCTACGAACAACGCCCCGCCTTCCACTGGCACCCCGGCCTCCTCATCGACGGAGCCAGCCTCCAAGTCCCCTTCCTCGCCGACCTCGTCACCCTCGCCGACCCCGCCAGCCCCTGGACCTTCCTCAACTACCTACGCAGCCGCGACCGCCTCTTCCCCTTCTACTTCGCCGAGCGCTTCCACATCCAACGCGCCGAATACGACGCCTACTGCCGCTGGGTCACCGACCAACTCCCCGGCCTCCACTTCAGCCACCAGGTCGACGCCGTCCGCTGGAACAACCAACGCGAACTCTTCGAAATCGACTTCACCCAACTCGACAGCGACGGCGAAGCAGAAGCACTCGGCCGCGCCCACACCCGCAACATCGCCCTCGGCATCGGCACCGAGCCCCACATCCCCGAATTCTTCAAACCCCTCACCGAAGCCGAGAACGTCCCCGTCATCCACTCCGCCGACTACCTCCACCACCGCCAAGAACTCCTCCAAGCCCCCCACATCACCGTCATCGGCTCCGGACAGTCCGGCGCCGAGATCTTCCTCGACCTCCTCCGCGCCCGCCCCCAAGGCCACGAAAACCTCCACTGGCTCGCCCGAACCCAGGCATTCGCACCCATGGAGTACTCAAAACTCGGCCTCGAACACTTCACCCCCGACTACAGCCGCTACTTCCACGCCCTCCCCGAAGCCGTACGCGACGAACTCGTCCCCCACCAATGGCAACTCCACAAAGGCATCGACGCCGACACCATCGCCGCCATCCACGACGAGCTCTACCGCCGCACCCTCCACGGCGGCTGGCCCGACACCACCCTCACCCCCGGCGTCTCCGTACGCACCGCAGGACGCGTCGCCAACACCCGCATCGAACTCCACCTCGAACACACCCAGCAGAACACCCGCTCCCGCCTCACCACCGACGCCGTCGT
Coding sequences within it:
- a CDS encoding chorismate mutase, whose product is MTTRDIDESVSAELNRLRESIDNIDAAVVHMLAERFKCTQQVGHLKAAHQLPPADPARESRQIERLRQLAESAHLDPAFAEKLLNFIVAEVIRHHERIAEESATIAEESATNAEA
- a CDS encoding PP2C family protein-serine/threonine phosphatase, with protein sequence MSEITDCVLCGGTVAPDGYCWDCGAAQPSFRSRVEISTGSGAAGVSDRGRHRGVNADAMALTTVGGWTAAVVCDGVSMSPRSERAARVAAEVGLNVLVARLREGVLPESALGDAAVRAGRAVVGLAASVDAAPACTFVAGIAGPEGVWCVWIGDSRAYWLPDEGPGMALTEDDTGEYEALSAWLGADAGDPAPRVRSYRPSVPGRLLLCTDGLWRYLPGAAALRGVLDRCPAGGGVPEEARSLVGYALEAGGHDNVTVVVVPVEPGRPGVPVAGAVEGP
- a CDS encoding SMI1/KNR4 family protein, with the translated sequence MPDRQNDAPAPESRSDTHPWRDLLRRWSEEWLDPVLHEQERHQPFPDEVRAARWLGSAGATPEELAALEARLGAVLPPSYREFLQTSDGWLDTTTSIRRLLPVRETGWLKDLDPELIDLSTGGQEHVDIPDEDYFVYGDDQVPCVVRTEYLTDMLEISHTPEALDVYLLNPHIITPDGEWEAWYLAHWLPGAVRYRSFWDLMNDEYRNFRGDHD
- the pepN gene encoding aminopeptidase N; protein product: MSVLTRDEAQTRAQFLDVHRYKIDLDLTAGEETFDSRTVIQFTATAAGDTFVEVKPATLRSISLDGQPLDPADLVENRFPLTALTPGTHELHIDAAMRYSRTGEGMHRFTDPTDGETYVYTQLFMEDVQRVFAAFDQPDLKSVFELTVTAPEGWTVLGNAVAEHRGDGHWALAATPLISTYLVAVAAGPWHSVTTEHAGLPFGIHCRRSLAPYLDTDADEILDITRACFDRFHEKFDEPYPFDSYDQAFVPEFNAGAMENPGLVTFRDEFIYRSAVTDTERQTRGMVIAHEMAHMWFGDLVTLAWWDDIWLNESFAEYMGYQTLAEATRFTDTWVDFGVARKGWGYDADQRPSTHPVAPDPAAVPDTASAMLNFDGISYAKGASALRQLVAWLGEKDFLAGINAHFARHKFANATLADFIDNLASATDRDVHAWADTWLRTTGVDTLTPRVAESDGNWTLGIDHNGSRPHRIAVGAYDHAPDTHTGTESLVLRDRFEIDVPLDGTPHTRPGNRPALLVLNDGDLSYAKVRLDDRSWETVLNGLSRVPDALTRAVIWNTARDMVRDGELAPTTYLEAARTHLPHETDLALAQGVLAFAATHVAGRYIAPEKRPAALAILTALCRDLIRRTEDGHNPGLRLIAVRHLIDAATQPDTIHDWLTNGTVPGGPELDPELRWRILTRLAVLGAIDEATIAAELEQDPSATGQEGAARCRAALPTPEAKATAWHALFNDDSLSNYLFTAVAQGFWQPEQADLVREYVPRYYPEATALAARRGPAIAEAAGRYAFPAYAVDAENLHLGEQALTDQALIPALNRKLTDQIDDLRRAINVRNAH
- a CDS encoding pyridoxal phosphate-dependent decarboxylase family protein → MPTPPPPLAGTTTGPAALRPLIHTVLTALHDGAHRRDGPLPAGGPDAVTPRMRTATHPLIPDHGTGPHHALRTLVTALTEGAADPADPLCTAHLHTPPLALAAAADLAASALNPSMDSWDQAPAASALEADTTAALAAEIYPHQPTPDALITTGGTESNQLALLLARERNGPVQTICAANAHHSITRAAWLLGLPEPIVIPAPTGTMDLAALHKALTTNQRPLLVTATAGTTDTGRIDPLTAIADLCTTHGAELHIDAAYGGPLLFSPTHRNKIHGLDRAHSVTLDLHKLGWQPAPAGILAVPHRHHLDPLHHQAPYLNADDDTEAGLPDLLGRSLRTTRRPDALKIAVTLQALGRTGLADLVDRTLATAHHLADLITEDPTLDLYDRPTISTVLFRPTDTDDNTVATIRRTLLTRGQAVLGRAHTDNRLWLKATLLNPHTTPQHLRTLLDLVTRLTNDLAEGNTPR
- a CDS encoding lysine N(6)-hydroxylase/L-ornithine N(5)-oxygenase family protein; this translates as MTDLPAPDTDQPHDLIGIGIGPFNLSLAALAHGVPANPQPLNAAFYEQRPAFHWHPGLLIDGASLQVPFLADLVTLADPASPWTFLNYLRSRDRLFPFYFAERFHIQRAEYDAYCRWVTDQLPGLHFSHQVDAVRWNNQRELFEIDFTQLDSDGEAEALGRAHTRNIALGIGTEPHIPEFFKPLTEAENVPVIHSADYLHHRQELLQAPHITVIGSGQSGAEIFLDLLRARPQGHENLHWLARTQAFAPMEYSKLGLEHFTPDYSRYFHALPEAVRDELVPHQWQLHKGIDADTIAAIHDELYRRTLHGGWPDTTLTPGVSVRTAGRVANTRIELHLEHTQQNTRSRLTTDAVVLATGYRERSLDRILTGLDPYMRRDASERPRIDDRFRLVLDPTVTGNVYVQNAERHTHGVGAPDLGLAAWRSATILNDLTGTNPYPLPERTAFTTFGLTPQGPHLPTRTPDLIPLARNI